The DNA sequence ACCCACATTAAATATCTCTCCATTAACCTTATCCGTATTTTTTAAAAATAGCTCAAGAGCGGAGACCACATCCAAAACATAGGTAAAACTTCTAAGGTGTTTCTCACTACCCTCATATAACGGAAACTCCTCTTTCCGCAAAATGCTCTTAATCAGTCGAGGAAACAGTTTATCCGGTCTTTCCCTAGGACCGTAAATAGAAAACAACCTCGCAGAACAAGCTTGGATAAAACCCTGCCTCTGATAAGAAAGGACAAGTTGTTCCGCCGCAAGCTTTGTAACCCCATAATAAGACGCCGGAAGGGGCGCTTTGTCTTCTTCTACTGTTGCGTTTAGTCCATAAACCGAAGAGGTACTTATGTTAACAAACATCTGCAGAGACTTTGAATTTTTAACAGATTCTAAAAGGCGGTGCGTGGCAATTATATTATTCCTTATATAATCATCTAAAGAAATATCAGAGGATATTCCCGGTTGGGCGGCGAGGTGAAAAATTACATCTATATCCATAACCACATCGCTTAGATTATCCTTTGCGAGGTCTAACTCCCTTATTGACACACCCAAACTATTAAGATCTCTAGCATTAACTCTCTTTTGATTTACTGAATAATAAGGCGTGTAACAGTCTAAACCAACAACTTCATAACCCCGCTTAACAAGAAATTCCAATAGGTTGGAACCTATAAAACCAGCCCCTCCGGTTACCAATATTTTCATATTATCCTCCTTCCTATACCTACATATTCAAATC is a window from the Patescibacteria group bacterium genome containing:
- a CDS encoding NAD-dependent epimerase/dehydratase family protein, producing MKILVTGGAGFIGSNLLEFLVKRGYEVVGLDCYTPYYSVNQKRVNARDLNSLGVSIRELDLAKDNLSDVVMDIDVIFHLAAQPGISSDISLDDYIRNNIIATHRLLESVKNSKSLQMFVNISTSSVYGLNATVEEDKAPLPASYYGVTKLAAEQLVLSYQRQGFIQACSARLFSIYGPRERPDKLFPRLIKSILRKEEFPLYEGSEKHLRSFTYVLDVVSALELFLKNTDKVNGEIFNVGSDKCISTKKAIEIVEDVMGKKAKAKIFPQRLGDQYKTHANIGKICRVIGWNPEFSPEKGLKDTVLWYEKNLKDLP